A window of Diospyros lotus cultivar Yz01 chromosome 14, ASM1463336v1, whole genome shotgun sequence contains these coding sequences:
- the LOC127791029 gene encoding uncharacterized protein LOC127791029, whose translation MAPIARRSALCCCLLVALWFRGVDLRSEAAEEEVGVYELKRGDFSMKLTNYGATVLSLILPDRNGKLDDIVLGFETIDGYKNDTTYFGATVGRVANRIGGAQFTLNGVHYRLLPNDHVKNMLHGGPKGFSEVIWTVQSYRQDSHITFTYHSHDGEDGFPGDLEVSVTYVLIETNKLGIKMEAQALSKATPVNLASHTYWNLAGHGSGDILGHSFQLFGSKITPVNDELIPTGVIVNVEGTAYDFLQARPIGSRFTEVPEGYDINYALDNAGGSSKHLAKVAVVEERKSGRKMELWANQPGVQFYTGNMLERVEGKGGAVYSKYAGLCLETQGFPDAVNHPNFPSQILNPGEMYEHVMVYRFTAN comes from the exons ATGGCTCCAATCGCCCGGCGATCGGCTCTGTGTTGCTGTCTATTGGTGGCTCTGTGGTTTAGAGGCGTCGACCTGAGGAGTGAAGCTGCGGAAGAAGAGGTGGGTGTTTATGAGCTGAAGAGAGGGGATTTCTCTATGAAGCTCACCAACTATGGTGCCactgttctctctctcattctccccGATAGAAACG GGAAACTGGATGATATTGTTCTTGGGTTTGAAACAATCGACGGGTATAAG AATGACACGACCTACTTTGGCGCCACTGTTGGGCGGGTTGCCAACAGAATCGGAGGGGCACAGTTTACCTTGAATGGGGTTCATTACCGGCTGCTGCCAAATGATCATGTCAAAAACATGCTCCATG GGGGTCCCAAGGGATTTAGTGAAGTCATATGGACAGTGCAAAGCTACAGACAAGACAGCCACATTACTTTCACTTATCACAGCCACGATGGTGAAGATG GATTCCCGGGTGATCTTGAGGTGTCTGTGACATACGTGCTGATCGAAACAAACAAGCTTGGGATCAAAATGGAGGCCCAGGCTCTGAGCAAGGCTACGCCAGTGAACCTAGCTTCACACACTTACTGGAACCTGGCTGGCCATGGCAGCGGCGACATCCTAGGCCACAGTTTTCAGCTCTTTGGCTCGAAGATCACTCCAGTGAACGATGAACTAATTCCCACCGGAGTAATCGTCAACGTGGAAGGGACAGCCTATGATTTCCTGCAGGCCCGCCCCATTGGGAGCAGATTCACGGAGGTGCCGGAGGGGTACGACATCAACTACGCGCTGGACAACGCAGGAGGAAGCAGCAAGCATCTGGCAAAGGTGGCAGTGGTAGAAGAGAGAAAGTCAGGAAGAAAGATGGAGCTGTGGGCTAACCAGCCAGGAGTGCAGTTCTACACGGGGAATATGCTGGAAAGAGTGGAGGGGAAAGGCGGCGCCGTCTATTCCAAGTACGCGGGGCTGTGCTTGGAGACTCAGGGCTTCCCTGACGCTGTGAATCATCCCAACTTCCCTTCACAGATATTGAATCCAGGGGAGATGTATGAGCATGTTATGGTTTACAGATTCACAGCCAATTAG
- the LOC127789690 gene encoding uncharacterized protein LOC127789690 produces the protein MAAARRSALCWCLLVVALWFGREAAEGGDVAGIYELKRGPFSAKLTNFGATLLSVMVPDRNGKVDDIVLGFETIDEYKNDTTYFGALIGRVGNRIAGAQFTLKGVRYSLKPNDGNNSLHGGPKGFSEVVWKVRSYRPDSHVSFTYHSQDGEEGFPGDLDVCVTYMLIETNKLAIKMEAKALNKATPVNLISHAYWNLAGHDSGDILGHNLQVFGSKITPLNRELIPTGEIVGVEGTAYDFRRPCLVGSRINELPDGYNINYVLENTSGGQHLTKAAVVQESKSGRRMELWTDQPGVQLYTSNGMGGVKGKGGAVYNNHAGLCLETQGFPDAVNQPNFPSVIVNPGETYRHVMVHRFTAK, from the exons ATGGCCGCAGCCCGAAGATCTGCTCTCTGTTGGTGTCTTTTGGTGGTGGCTCTGTGGTTTGGAAGAGAAGCTGCAGAAGGGGGGGATGTGGCGGGCATTTATGAGCTCAAGAGAGGGCCTTTCTCCGCAAAGCTCACCAACTTCGGCGCCACTCTTCTCTCTGTGATGGTTCCTGATAGAAAtg GGAAAGTAGATGATATTGTTCTTGGGTTCGAAACAATCGACGAGTATAAG AATGACACGACCTACTTTGGGGCCCTAATTGGCCGGGTTGGCAACAGGATTGCAGGGGCTCAGTTCACTCTGAAGGGCGTTCGTTACAGTTTGAAGCCCAACGATGGCAATAACTCGCTACATG GAGGTCCAAAGGGGTTTAGTGAAGTCGTGTGGAAAGTGCGTAGCTACAGGCCAGACAGCCATGTTTCTTTCACTTATCACAGCCAAGATGGTGAAGAAG GATTTCCCGGCGATCTCGACGTTTGTGTGACATACATGCTCATCGAAACAAACAAGCTGGCGATCAAAATGGAGGCCAAGGCTCTGAACAAGGCCACGCCGGTGAACCTCATTTCGCACGCGTACTGGAACCTCGCTGGCCATGACAGCGGCGACATCCTGGGGCACAACCTTCAGGTCTTCGGCTCAAAGATCACCCCACTGAACCGGGAACTGATCCCCACGGGCGAAATCGTGGGTGTGGAAGGGACGGCCTATGATTTCCGGCGGCCCTGCCTCGTCGGCAGCAGAATCAACGAGCTGCCCGACGGATACAATATCAACTACGTGCTGGAGAACACGAGCGGAGGGCAGCATTTGACAAAGGCAGCCGTGGTGCAAGAGAGCAAGTCAGGAAGAAGGATGGAGCTGTGGACGGATCAGCCGGGAGTGCAGCTCTACACGAGCAATGGGATGGGAGGCGTGAAGGGGAAAGGTGGTGCCGTTTACAACAACCATGCGGGGCTGTGCCTGGAGACGCAAGGCTTCCCTGATGCAGTGAATCAACCCAACTTCCCCTCTGTAATTGTGAATCCAGGGGAGACCTACAGGCATGTTATGGTTCATAGATTCACTGCCAAGTAG